One segment of Triticum aestivum cultivar Chinese Spring chromosome 2A, IWGSC CS RefSeq v2.1, whole genome shotgun sequence DNA contains the following:
- the LOC123185821 gene encoding uncharacterized protein: MEGEDSFVLPADWDIPEAEWALMSESTKRQIKENFALEEEYRLRFRSAGVVVGGGGSGNPNTNFKSPVESHSAATVQVHSSAGASKCKKSHGRSDADKEEAKRQRMGVELSGIEMQSGVSLPQLS, from the exons ATGGAGGGAGAAGATAGCTTCGTACTTCCGGCCGACTGGGACATCCCCGAAGCTGAATGGGCCTTGATGTCTGAGTCTACCAAACGTCAGATCAAAGAGAACTTCGCTCTAGAAGAGGAATACCGTCTCCGCTTCCGCAGCGCCggcgtcgtcgtcggcggcggcggcagcggcaatcCCAATACTA ATTTCAAGAGCCCCGTCGAGTCGCACAGTGCCGCGACGGTGCAGGTGCATTCTTCTGCTGGTGCCAGCAAGTGCAAAAAGAGCCACGGCCGCAGCGACGCTGACAAGGAGGAGGCCAAGAGGCAACGTATGGGTGTTGAACTGAGCGGAATCGAGATGCAGTCGGGCGTCAGCCTCCCTCAGTTATCCTAA